One genomic segment of Nitrosopumilus sp. includes these proteins:
- the thiD gene encoding bifunctional hydroxymethylpyrimidine kinase/phosphomethylpyrimidine kinase, whose product MNLLSIGGSDPSSGAGIQSDIKVFSTLKAHGLTVITAITGQNTSSFGMVEPVSDEILKNQLDKVFFDFKVDGIKIGMVYNSRIMKVIHNRLKKLKIPIVVDPVIRSTTGGDLIEKSAIKDFKKLIVPLATVISPNKFEAEILSNSKIDLKNPPNKIAQKIQKMGAKNVVITGIETKNNKISDFVLEKNTKYAIYSNKIDSINHGSGCNYSAAIIYSLAKKKNIKESVKFAKEFTFNSIKNAKNLGRGIVITDVLEDKYISQLSESINKFVAMKNIYKNIPECQTNFVFAKKKPKSTKDILGISGRIIKAGKKVIVAGNLEYGGSKHVATALLVINKKFPEINSAINLKFQTSTISKIKKSKFVMTSYNRLDEPKNVKNKGSTIQWGIKHAIKNSKKTPDIIYHKGDFGKEPMILVFGKTPDDVLQKILKIV is encoded by the coding sequence ATGAATTTATTATCAATTGGAGGATCTGATCCATCATCAGGGGCAGGAATCCAAAGCGACATTAAAGTATTTTCAACATTAAAGGCACATGGATTAACTGTAATTACTGCAATTACTGGACAAAATACATCATCATTTGGAATGGTAGAACCAGTTTCAGACGAAATTTTAAAAAATCAGTTAGACAAGGTTTTTTTTGATTTTAAAGTTGATGGGATAAAAATTGGAATGGTGTATAATTCCAGAATCATGAAAGTTATTCATAATAGATTAAAGAAGTTGAAAATTCCCATTGTAGTTGACCCCGTAATTAGATCAACTACTGGAGGGGATTTAATTGAAAAATCTGCAATAAAAGATTTTAAAAAATTAATTGTTCCACTTGCGACAGTCATATCACCCAATAAATTTGAGGCCGAAATTTTATCAAATTCAAAAATAGATTTAAAAAATCCCCCAAATAAAATTGCACAAAAGATTCAGAAAATGGGAGCAAAAAATGTAGTCATTACTGGAATAGAGACTAAAAACAACAAAATTTCAGATTTTGTTCTAGAAAAAAATACCAAATATGCAATTTATAGTAATAAAATTGATAGTATCAATCACGGAAGTGGATGCAATTATTCGGCAGCAATAATCTATTCACTGGCAAAAAAGAAAAACATCAAAGAATCAGTAAAATTTGCAAAAGAATTCACTTTCAATTCAATTAAAAATGCAAAAAATTTGGGACGTGGAATAGTAATTACAGATGTTCTAGAAGACAAATACATTTCACAATTATCAGAATCAATTAACAAATTTGTAGCGATGAAAAATATCTACAAAAACATTCCAGAATGTCAGACAAATTTTGTATTTGCAAAGAAAAAACCAAAATCTACTAAAGACATTCTAGGAATTTCTGGAAGAATAATTAAAGCAGGAAAAAAAGTAATTGTAGCTGGAAATTTAGAATATGGTGGATCAAAACATGTGGCAACAGCATTACTTGTAATAAATAAAAAATTCCCTGAGATCAATTCAGCCATAAATCTAAAATTTCAAACAAGCACCATTTCTAAAATTAAAAAATCAAAATTCGTCATGACAAGCTATAATAGATTAGATGAACCCAAAAATGTAAAAAACAAAGGATCCACCATACAATGGGGAATTAAACATGCAATTAAAAATTCTAAAAAAACTCCGGATATAATTTATCACAAAGGAGATTTTGGAAAGGAACCCATGATTTTGGTTTTTGGGAAAACACCAGATGACGTATTACAAAAAATATTGAAGATTGTTTAA
- the aroC gene encoding chorismate synthase: protein MLPGSSIGQRLVLTSFGESHGKSIGAVLDGCPAGLEIDEKDIQKMLDLRKPGQNLISTQRKEGDVVEIISGVFRGHTTGAPITMIIWNSDQKSKDYENLRTKLRPGHSDYTAMIKYNHYNDHRGGGRFSGRLTATHVMGGAIARKLLKVALGVETNSYTTQIGKIKMEREFNEKMIKSIYRNEVRCPEDKTAKKMREAILNARKKGDSLGGIIESTTTKVPVGLGEPIFSSLESDLSKAIFSIPSVKGIEFGSGFRGSELFGSENNDLYTIKKGKITTKTNNSGGILGGISNGMPITMRIAFKPASSIAQKQSTVDIKTKKEAILQVKGRHDPCVVPRAPPVVDSLVALTIADHALISGIIKPVL from the coding sequence ATGTTGCCCGGAAGTTCAATTGGCCAGCGCCTTGTTCTAACAAGTTTTGGTGAAAGTCATGGAAAATCAATTGGTGCTGTTTTAGATGGATGCCCAGCAGGTTTAGAAATTGATGAAAAAGACATTCAAAAAATGCTGGATCTGAGAAAGCCGGGTCAGAATTTAATTTCAACACAGAGAAAAGAAGGTGATGTTGTAGAAATTATTTCAGGGGTTTTTAGAGGACACACAACAGGAGCTCCAATCACAATGATAATTTGGAATAGTGATCAAAAATCAAAAGATTATGAAAACTTGAGAACAAAGCTTAGACCGGGTCATTCAGATTACACTGCAATGATAAAGTATAATCACTATAATGATCATAGAGGAGGAGGAAGATTTTCAGGAAGATTAACGGCAACGCATGTTATGGGCGGTGCAATTGCAAGAAAATTACTCAAAGTAGCATTAGGTGTTGAGACAAATTCCTATACAACACAGATTGGAAAAATAAAGATGGAAAGAGAATTTAATGAAAAAATGATAAAATCAATTTATAGAAATGAGGTAAGATGTCCTGAAGATAAAACTGCAAAGAAGATGAGAGAAGCAATATTGAATGCTAGAAAGAAGGGAGATTCACTTGGAGGAATAATTGAATCAACTACAACTAAAGTTCCAGTTGGATTAGGAGAACCAATCTTTAGCTCATTAGAATCAGATTTGAGTAAAGCAATATTTTCAATTCCATCTGTCAAAGGAATAGAATTTGGTTCAGGATTTAGAGGTTCAGAATTATTTGGCTCAGAGAATAATGATCTTTATACAATAAAGAAAGGGAAAATCACTACAAAGACAAATAATTCAGGAGGCATTCTGGGGGGAATTTCAAACGGAATGCCAATTACCATGAGAATTGCATTCAAGCCAGCATCATCAATTGCACAAAAACAAAGTACAGTAGATATTAAAACAAAGAAAGAAGCCATACTTCAGGTGAAAGGAAGACATGATCCATGTGTAGTGCCTAGAGCACCACCAGTAGTAGACTCACTTGTAGCCTTAACTATAGCAGATCATGCACTAATTTCAGGCATAATAAAACCAGTTTTGTAA
- a CDS encoding GNAT family N-acetyltransferase — protein MSEPIIRKLQKQDLQNGFLKTLDSLRKTSSINIKKAEEIFEKINSNPNHIIAVAELNGKIVGTTTLLIEQKFIHEGGLVGHIEDVVVDKNFQGQKIGAKIMNFLLHIAKESGCYKTILDCTDDVKPFYEKLGFKNVGNELRFDHI, from the coding sequence ATGAGTGAGCCAATTATTAGAAAATTACAAAAGCAAGACCTCCAAAATGGATTTCTAAAAACTCTTGACTCGTTAAGAAAAACAAGTAGCATCAATATTAAAAAAGCAGAAGAGATATTTGAAAAAATAAATTCAAATCCAAATCATATCATTGCTGTTGCAGAACTGAATGGAAAAATAGTAGGTACAACAACTCTACTAATAGAACAAAAATTCATCCACGAAGGCGGACTAGTAGGGCATATTGAAGATGTGGTTGTAGATAAAAACTTCCAAGGACAAAAAATAGGAGCAAAAATTATGAATTTCTTGCTCCACATTGCAAAAGAATCTGGGTGTTATAAGACAATTTTGGATTGCACAGATGATGTAAAGCCATTTTATGAAAAACTAGGCTTTAAGAATGTAGGAAATGAGCTTAGATTTGATCACATCTAA
- a CDS encoding NUDIX domain-containing protein, translating to MRSTKIVTSFIRDNDKLLLLKRSDKVKSMKGLWAGISGIIEKNEEPLARAKIEIFEEVGITEDKITLIKSADEMRVNSPQYENHEWEIFPFLFEVKNPTIKLNWENSEFKWIGIEELENYETVPSLDKVLLNLL from the coding sequence ATGCGCTCAACGAAGATTGTCACTTCTTTTATTAGAGATAACGATAAACTTCTACTTCTAAAGAGAAGTGATAAAGTAAAGTCCATGAAAGGTCTTTGGGCAGGAATCAGTGGGATTATTGAGAAAAATGAGGAACCATTAGCAAGGGCAAAGATTGAAATTTTTGAGGAAGTTGGAATTACTGAAGATAAAATTACATTAATCAAATCAGCAGACGAAATGCGAGTAAATTCACCACAATATGAAAATCACGAATGGGAAATATTTCCATTTTTGTTTGAAGTGAAAAATCCCACAATAAAATTAAACTGGGAGAATTCAGAATTCAAATGGATTGGTATAGAAGAGTTGGAAAATTATGAAACAGTTCCAAGTCTAGATAAAGTTTTACTCAACTTGTTGTAG
- a CDS encoding nucleotidyltransferase family protein, which yields MKAVILAGGLGTRLQPYTTFLPKPMLPLGEKPILEHLVDWTKKNGVKSIVLCVSYLRKTIEDYFEDGKRFGVNIEYAISNKPLATAGQLKTAEEFIDDTFVCMYGDSIFNFSLRNMIKQHNKKKAFVTMSLNEYKTNLPYGVIETSKSGKVISWNEKPEIKANVNMGCYVMDPKVMSFIPKNKPYGMDDVIKKVMNRKKFVNSFITKNGFIDIGNKSTYKKTYQDYIQKLGKI from the coding sequence GTGAAAGCCGTAATTCTTGCTGGTGGATTAGGAACAAGACTGCAACCATACACAACATTTCTTCCAAAGCCAATGTTGCCATTGGGAGAAAAACCAATCTTAGAGCACCTAGTAGACTGGACAAAGAAAAACGGAGTAAAATCAATTGTATTGTGTGTAAGTTATCTCAGAAAGACGATAGAGGATTATTTTGAAGACGGTAAAAGATTTGGGGTAAATATAGAATATGCGATTTCAAACAAACCACTTGCAACCGCTGGTCAATTAAAAACAGCTGAAGAATTTATTGATGACACTTTTGTTTGTATGTATGGAGATTCAATTTTCAATTTTAGTCTTAGAAATATGATTAAACAACACAACAAGAAAAAAGCATTCGTCACAATGAGCCTCAATGAATACAAAACAAATCTACCTTATGGAGTCATTGAGACATCAAAGAGTGGAAAAGTTATCAGTTGGAATGAAAAACCCGAGATTAAAGCTAATGTGAATATGGGATGTTATGTCATGGATCCAAAAGTTATGAGTTTTATCCCAAAAAACAAGCCATATGGAATGGATGATGTCATTAAAAAAGTCATGAACAGAAAAAAATTTGTTAATAGTTTTATTACAAAAAATGGATTTATCGACATTGGCAATAAATCAACATACAAGAAAACATATCAAGACTATATTCAAAAACTAGGCAAGATCTGA
- a CDS encoding aminotransferase class I/II-fold pyridoxal phosphate-dependent enzyme, with amino-acid sequence MADIDELRNRMDEVTLEMIELLKTRTEIAEKIGELKKSIGKGITDEKREDNLRAKVIKLCKELEFDESIATKFLNFLLNESIKVQSGNKQTHLSIFLKAKSLEQQGKKIIHMEVGEPDFMPPQIVKKALEEVFNKGFVKYGQSKGMPSFREALANYVTKKFNAKVTQDNIIVSPGARFSIFTAISTLLNPGDEMIVIEPAWPAYKDCALNAGIKVRTINTTLEEKWEPSVEQIRNVINQNTKLIVLNYPNNPTGKILPEKLQDNIVEIARENNLFVLSDEIYSEYAKKEWKSILSYNYDKSIITQSFSKSHAMTGFRIGYAIADKKIIEKMSKLEALCLTNVSEPIQYVAMKALEADISNNTNTVQNRLNVLEQKAKDLGLDFVSPDGAMYLFARINQEGFDGVKFANDTLEKGLAVAPGEGFGDYKNFIRISACQEEKTLIDGMNILGNIMSENR; translated from the coding sequence ATGGCAGATATTGATGAGCTCCGCAATAGGATGGATGAAGTCACTCTAGAAATGATAGAGTTACTAAAAACAAGAACTGAAATTGCTGAAAAAATTGGGGAGTTAAAAAAAAGCATTGGTAAGGGAATTACCGATGAAAAGAGAGAAGATAATTTACGAGCAAAAGTAATCAAACTGTGCAAAGAATTAGAATTTGATGAGTCAATTGCAACTAAATTTTTAAATTTTCTTTTAAATGAATCAATAAAAGTTCAATCAGGTAACAAACAAACACATCTATCAATTTTCTTAAAAGCAAAATCACTTGAACAGCAAGGGAAAAAAATTATCCACATGGAAGTGGGCGAACCAGATTTCATGCCACCTCAAATTGTAAAAAAAGCATTAGAAGAAGTTTTCAATAAAGGATTTGTAAAGTATGGCCAATCTAAAGGAATGCCTAGTTTCAGAGAGGCACTTGCAAATTATGTAACTAAAAAATTCAATGCCAAAGTAACTCAAGACAACATCATAGTTAGTCCAGGAGCTAGGTTTTCAATATTTACAGCAATCTCTACTCTTCTTAATCCAGGTGATGAAATGATTGTAATCGAGCCTGCATGGCCTGCATACAAAGATTGTGCACTCAATGCGGGAATTAAAGTCAGAACAATCAATACAACACTGGAAGAAAAATGGGAGCCATCAGTTGAGCAAATCAGAAATGTCATAAATCAGAATACAAAGTTAATAGTACTAAACTATCCAAATAATCCAACAGGAAAAATATTACCAGAAAAACTTCAAGACAACATAGTAGAAATTGCAAGAGAAAATAATCTCTTTGTGTTAAGTGACGAGATCTATTCAGAATATGCTAAAAAAGAATGGAAAAGTATTCTAAGTTACAATTATGATAAAAGCATCATAACACAATCATTCTCAAAATCCCATGCTATGACAGGATTTAGAATAGGATATGCCATAGCTGATAAGAAAATAATTGAAAAAATGTCAAAATTAGAGGCTTTGTGCCTCACAAATGTGTCAGAGCCTATCCAATATGTTGCTATGAAGGCACTTGAAGCAGACATATCCAACAATACTAATACTGTACAGAATAGACTAAATGTATTGGAACAAAAAGCAAAAGATTTGGGATTAGATTTTGTTTCCCCAGATGGTGCAATGTATCTCTTTGCCCGAATTAATCAAGAAGGATTTGACGGAGTAAAATTTGCAAATGATACGCTAGAGAAAGGATTAGCAGTTGCTCCAGGAGAGGGTTTTGGGGATTACAAAAATTTCATTAGAATTTCAGCATGTCAAGAAGAAAAAACACTAATTGACGGAATGAATATACTTGGTAATATTATGAGTGAGAATAGATGA
- a CDS encoding prephenate dehydrogenase encodes MKKVTVIGAGGQMGQWFSKYFASKGFEVTGYDSESKIGGKDIIESDSLVGAILKADYVVLCTPTRRTPEIIRLIAKEMKRGTYLIEISSEKSKVVSSLSKMPAKINPICIHPMFGPGVKTIKGQNIISVPIKDAKKELTVAKSLFEGANFVTIDAVEHDKKIAVILGLTHLMNLVFANIISKDEKMLLTEKMSGTTFRVQKTLAESIMTESPELIETIIANPEIRRVAEELWKDIGRLLTAVQESKTEEVINYIKECQERLAKHTDINESYKKLTKMVKVVEK; translated from the coding sequence ATGAAAAAAGTTACAGTGATTGGTGCCGGCGGTCAAATGGGACAATGGTTTTCAAAATATTTTGCGTCAAAAGGATTTGAGGTTACAGGTTATGATTCAGAATCAAAGATAGGCGGAAAAGACATAATTGAATCAGATTCTCTAGTAGGTGCCATTCTTAAAGCAGATTATGTAGTATTATGTACACCAACTAGAAGAACACCGGAGATTATTAGATTAATTGCAAAAGAGATGAAAAGAGGAACATACCTCATTGAGATTTCATCAGAAAAATCAAAAGTAGTTTCATCATTATCAAAGATGCCTGCAAAGATCAACCCAATTTGTATTCACCCAATGTTTGGACCAGGTGTAAAAACGATCAAAGGTCAAAATATTATTTCAGTTCCTATAAAAGATGCAAAGAAAGAACTCACAGTTGCAAAGTCATTATTTGAAGGGGCAAACTTTGTCACGATTGATGCAGTAGAGCATGACAAAAAGATTGCAGTGATTTTGGGATTAACTCATTTGATGAACTTAGTATTTGCAAATATCATTTCAAAAGATGAAAAGATGCTCCTAACAGAAAAGATGTCAGGCACTACATTTAGAGTTCAAAAAACATTAGCCGAAAGCATCATGACTGAATCTCCAGAACTTATTGAAACTATTATTGCAAATCCAGAAATTCGAAGGGTTGCAGAAGAGCTTTGGAAAGACATAGGTAGACTACTTACTGCAGTACAGGAATCAAAGACTGAAGAAGTAATCAACTACATCAAAGAGTGTCAAGAAAGACTAGCCAAGCACACTGACATTAATGAATCATATAAAAAATTAACAAAAATGGTAAAAGTCGTTGAAAAATAA
- the thiC gene encoding phosphomethylpyrimidine synthase ThiC codes for MATQMTAARRGVATDQMKQVAKDEDVSLDWLIPKIARGSIIIPSNNERPQKIHNVGIGKGLKTKVNVNIGTSTLNVNLDEEIEKAKVAIKYHADTIMDLSDGGDVKKIRQTLLEAAPITFGTVPIYEAYNYGVEYHKNPLNLTEDDYLNAFENNAKDGVDYTTIHCGITKDIAKRILKVQRYGGVVSKGGTITAAWMLKHDKENPYLTHYDYLIEIAKKYDVTFSLGDALRPGSILDSHDELQVQEMINISQLTKRAHEQDIQVMVEGPGHVPLNEVAANVRLAKSLIGDVPYYVLGPLVTDIASGHDHIASAIGAAVSASEGVDLLCYLTPSEHLALPNTEEVKAGLIAYRIAAHAGDLVKIRDKVIKWDMEMTEARRTLDWEKQLALSIDPEEAARIHSRTGQHPGNNVPCTMCGGACVYMMLPQQKKYEKENKNLQQVE; via the coding sequence ATGGCAACTCAAATGACTGCTGCACGACGTGGAGTTGCCACTGATCAAATGAAACAAGTTGCAAAAGATGAAGATGTTTCACTTGACTGGTTAATTCCAAAAATTGCACGTGGCTCAATAATTATTCCTAGCAATAATGAACGACCGCAAAAGATTCACAATGTTGGAATTGGTAAAGGACTAAAAACCAAAGTCAATGTTAACATTGGAACTTCCACATTGAATGTGAATTTGGATGAAGAAATTGAAAAAGCTAAAGTTGCAATAAAATATCATGCTGACACCATTATGGATTTAAGTGATGGAGGGGATGTAAAAAAAATCAGACAAACTCTCTTAGAAGCTGCACCTATTACTTTTGGAACAGTTCCAATTTATGAAGCATACAATTATGGTGTTGAATATCATAAAAATCCTCTAAATCTAACAGAGGATGATTATCTTAATGCATTTGAAAATAATGCAAAAGATGGTGTTGATTATACTACAATTCATTGTGGGATTACAAAAGATATTGCAAAACGAATTCTGAAAGTTCAAAGATACGGTGGTGTTGTTAGTAAAGGTGGTACCATCACTGCAGCTTGGATGCTAAAACATGATAAAGAAAATCCATACTTGACTCATTATGATTATCTTATTGAAATTGCAAAAAAATATGATGTTACATTTAGCCTCGGAGATGCACTAAGACCAGGCTCTATTTTAGATTCTCATGATGAGTTACAAGTTCAAGAGATGATCAATATCTCTCAACTAACAAAACGTGCTCATGAGCAAGACATTCAAGTAATGGTTGAAGGACCAGGCCATGTTCCATTAAATGAAGTTGCTGCAAATGTTAGATTGGCAAAATCTCTAATTGGGGATGTGCCCTACTATGTACTTGGTCCACTAGTTACTGATATTGCATCAGGTCATGATCATATTGCAAGTGCAATTGGTGCTGCAGTTTCTGCAAGTGAAGGAGTAGATCTACTATGTTATCTTACACCTTCTGAGCATTTAGCATTACCAAATACTGAAGAAGTAAAAGCTGGATTAATTGCATATCGAATTGCAGCTCATGCTGGTGATCTTGTCAAAATACGTGATAAGGTCATTAAATGGGATATGGAAATGACTGAAGCAAGACGTACACTTGATTGGGAAAAACAACTTGCATTATCCATTGATCCTGAAGAAGCAGCTAGAATCCATAGTAGAACAGGACAACATCCCGGAAATAATGTTCCATGTACCATGTGTGGTGGCGCATGTGTGTATATGATGTTGCCACAGCAAAAAAAATATGAAAAAGAAAACAAAAACCTACAACAAGTTGAGTAA